GCTTACATACGCACCCCATAGCTGTTGTTTGCACAATGGTGCGTACACCAGGCAGATCTGACGCAACAACGGGTACACCACACATCATTGCTTCCACCTGTACCATGCCAAATGCCTCCAGAGAATTGATGCTAGGTAGCGTCAATACGTCCAACGAGGAGTAAAACTCGGCCATGTCTTCCTCTGCAATACGTCCCAGAAACGTAACGTTTTCTATGTGTTTTTCCTGAATACTTGCCTGCAGCTGTGGATAGATGCTGCCACCAGCGACGTTTTGATAGTCCCCGCCGACAAGCAGGCGGATATCGTCACGCTGCTGCTGCAGCAAATGAAAGGCTTCCAGCAGCACGTCAATGCCCTTCTCTTCCACAATACGTCCGCAAAAACCAATGGTCTTAATCCCCTGAGGCCTATCCACTTGCTGGCGCGTAAGCGGTTTAATTGGTGCTCCCGCCTCTACCAGTTTATGATCATACCGTGCGGCGATGCGGGAGTGCTTTGCGTAATCCACCGAGGTGACGAATATCTTGTGCGCTCGTTTAAGGCAACGATTGTTAGAGGCATCCA
Above is a window of Maliibacterium massiliense DNA encoding:
- a CDS encoding glycosyltransferase family 4 protein; protein product: MKVLMVLNYYYPYISGVSEYARIIAEEMVAQGHEVRVVASNHAKLPQHEVIGGVQVTRTSVLCKISKGTISPSFITRARKMAKQADAVLLHLPMLESSVIAAGIDPSKLFVAYQCDVNLPRGLLNRFIVKVMDASNNRCLKRAHKIFVTSVDYAKHSRIAARYDHKLVEAGAPIKPLTRQQVDRPQGIKTIGFCGRIVEEKGIDVLLEAFHLLQQQRDDIRLLVGGDYQNVAGGSIYPQLQASIQEKHIENVTFLGRIAEEDMAEFYSSLDVLTLPSINSLEAFGMVQVEAMMCGVPVVASDLPGVRTIVQTTAMGCVCKRRDPQDLASCIADVLDHPDDYRKPRDFILSCYSTPKTTQTYLDIMNMQGQ